In Helianthus annuus cultivar XRQ/B chromosome 9, HanXRQr2.0-SUNRISE, whole genome shotgun sequence, the following are encoded in one genomic region:
- the LOC118481832 gene encoding protein NEN1-like: protein MGSIEDRPEIVFFDLETTDIPSRNQPYAILEYGSILVCPKKLTELHSYQTLVRPLDLSLISADSIRVNGITADHVVSCPTFAEIADKVYDILNGRVWAGHNIVKFDCVVLKEAYAQINRKPPVPKGIIDTLKLLTETFGRRTDNMKMATLAKYFGLGQQSHRSLDDVRMNFEVVKLCASVLFLSYYTLMQESSQQDTENNWASLNAGPINSSKQKSTLEVTRPNISPFTSTETHTVPPNPVESVNAQPGPFHTVPMVEESSTTTLSNAFSNHNEFIDPDSVSLASITVNVAPFVNGPHRIQILHKDIPMRIRCAGMRIPYGLSANFVDHAGNPILSLVVNASSLNLCKILDACDNIARRFADFDGNSQWRPVLTRNTGFYNSPTIRLHIPTVGQDRTRWITDIYYKSSSSIPGTQQLVSSVAELKSLLFPGSLVDAYFSLDPYNYQKNAGIRLVANKLIIHTS from the exons ATGGGTTCCATCGAAGACCGACCGGAGATAGTTTTCTTCGACTTGGAAACCACCGATATTCCAAGTCGAAACCAACCATATGCCATTTTGGAATATGGGTCGATACTAGTTTGTCCCAAGAAGCTCACCGAACTTCACAGCTACCAGACACTGGTTAGACCACTTGATCTTTCCCTCATTTCAGCCGACTCCATACGCGTCAATGGTATTACTGCTGACCACGTCGTTTCCTGCCCAACCTTCGCAGAGATCGCCGATAAGGTTTACGACATCTTGAATG GAAGAGTGTGGGCGGGTCACAATATAGTGAAGTTTGATTGTGTGGTGTTAAAGGAGGCGTATGCGCAGATAAACCGAAAGCCTCCTGTACCCAAGGGAATCATTGATACGTTGAAATTGTTGACTGAGACGTTTGGGAGGAGAACCGATAACATGAAG ATGGCCACTCTAGCGAAATATTTTGGACTTGGACAGCAGAGTCATCG GAGTTTAGACGACGTTCGAATGAATTTTGAGGTTGTCAAGCTTTGTGCATCAGTTCTTTTCTTG TCATACTACACGCTTATGCAGGAATCAAGCCAACAAGATACTGAAAACAATTGGGCTTCTTTGAACGCTGGTCCCATTAACAGCTCTAAACAAAAATCCACTCTAGAGGTAACACGCCCGAACATAAGCCCATTCACCTCAACTGAAACCCATACGGTTCCTCCAAATCCAGTTGAATCTGTTAATGCTCAACCCGGCCCGTTTCACACAGTCCCTATGGTGGAAGAATCATCCACTACCACTCTATCTAACGCTTTCAGCAACCACAATGAATTCATAGACCCTGATTCAGTTTCACTGGCTTCAATAACTGTAAATGTTGCTCCCTTTGTTAATGGGCCCCACAGGATACAAATACTTCACAAAGATATCCCTATGCGGATTCGTTGCGCTGGCATGAGAATACCGTATGGATTAAGCGCAAACTTTGTTGATCATGCCGGAAATCCGATCCTAAGTCTTGTAGTCAATGCAAGTTCTTTGAATCTCTGTAAGATACTTGATGCATGTGATAATATTGCTAGAAGATTTGCTGATTTCGATGGAAACTCGCAGTGGAGACCTGTGTTAACCAGGAACACTGGTTTTTACAACTCGCCCACCATTAGATTGCA CATACCCACTGTAGGACAAGATAGGACCAGATGGATTACTGACATTTACTACAAGAGTTCATCATCAATTCCAGGCACACAACAGCTTGTTTCCAGTGTGGCGGAACTTAAATCGTTGTTATTCCCAGGTTCCTTGGTGGATGCTTACTTCTCTTTAGACCCATACAACTATCAAAAAAATGCTGGAATCCGTTTAGTCGCCAATAAGTTGATCATTCATACTAGCTGA